The Scyliorhinus canicula chromosome 10, sScyCan1.1, whole genome shotgun sequence genomic interval AATAATCCACCAGTTCTATCTGCAGGGGACAGTTCCAAACTTTACCACCCTTTGCGTGTATAAGCTTTCTCCAGTTTCAACTCAGAAAGCTGTAGCTCTAGTTTTTAGAATGTGCCCCCTAATCCCAGGCTCCACAACCAGGAGATATAGTTTCTACATGTACCCAAAAACTTTGGTTAAGTCACTCTGTAATCGATTTAAATTTGAGGGAATACACCCTGGCTCTTAACAACTAAACCCTCAAGACTCCAGATCATTACCTCGCACGGTAACATTAAATACAATTAACTTATTACCAGAcattagttcaataaaacagtgatgTGTCCTAGTGAAGCAAATACCTCAGCTGAAGTTAATCATTTGCACCTTAAATGGAACGGTCGTTAGTGTGCCTTTAGAAAAGCGGGAAGCATTGAAATATTCGGGATTCGGAAAGGCCATGATAGGGTAGGTGCCAAGAGATTATTTCCTCTGGCCAGTGTTGAAAACACACGaggcagtctcaggataagggatcaGTCATTTAGGacggaggagaaatttctccactcaagagttatgaatctttggaattctctatcccagagagttGTGGATACTCCattattgaatacatttaaaggtCAACATATAGAGTTCTGGCCTCTCAGTGAATCCAGGGATTTGGGTAGAGGCCTGAAAGGTGGAGCTGAAACCTCAGGTCATAAtcacacggtagtacagtggttagcactgtagctttacAGCGGCAGGAAccagagttcgattcccggcttgggtcactgactgtgcggagtctgcatgtcgccacgtgtctgtgtgggtttcctctgggtgccccagttccctcccacaaatcccaaaggacgtgctgttaggtgaattgggcattctgaattctccctgtgtacccgaacaggcgctcaagtgtggcgactaggggattttcacagtaacttcattgctgtgttaatgggtCATGTGGTTCCTGTGCTAAACAATTTAAATAAAGCAGTTATGAAATAACTTACTACCACATACCCAACCCACTTAACCCAGCCAGCCAAAGTCAGAAGTACACACTGTAAAACAAGCTAAATGATAGAACAAATTTAAACGCTGAAATGCATAAGCTTAAGTGAAATACCAGACAACGATCTAAATAGTTCTCGTGAAAGTGAACTCACCATTTTCTTGGCCCTCATGACCTTGTAGCGATCAAAGTCTGTCATTTTGGCTCTCTGAGGAAGCGAGAGAGAAATAGGTAAATTATATCGAGCACGGTTTTTGGTGGAAGACATTTTAATTAGACAAGACAGTGACACAATGTGAGGATGTAAATCTACAGCTTTTTAAATTACAATGTGCCATTAAACAACAGGACTGGACACTGAATTGCTCCACACAAACATTTTACCCATGGGGAAAAGTGTTGATAAAGCACCAACCTTTGCACGGGCTTCAATTTTCTTTGCCCAGTGAGTGGCTTCCCATTTCTCGTTGATTTTCTCCTTTTCCCATGCAGCTTTCACAGACTTGTGGCGAACACTAAGAGAAAATTATAAAACAAACTTGTTTGTTGAGTCATCCAGTTAGTCAATGTGCGCAATTTTGCTTAATGATTTGTTGACTTCAAGTCTTTTCTTAATATATGGTGCATTGTTAAATGCTTGTGCGcgctccccctgcccccaacacTACATAAATTCAGGAGTTTCTGTGATGAGATTGCAGGTGAACACTAGGAACCGTCTGAAACAGGAAGAATTCAAAGTAAACGGAACACCGACATTCCTTAGCTGGGAAAATGACCCAAGTTCTATCTATTTTCGAATTAAATCACATTTATTGGTTGGCTGTCCAACAAAGCCAACATTCTTAGCGAACAGGAGATAGGTGGGTGCAAATTAATTGTTGCAACCACGTGAAATCGCAATGACTTATGGCACATTCAATGAAAAAGTGTTGATAGCTGTGAATGGAGAGGAACCTAGGAGTTTATATGCATAATTTCCCTGGAAGTACAAGACATcaaagaatttacaatgcaggaggccattcggcccatcgagtctgcaccggcccttggaaagagcaccatacttaagcccacacctccatcctatctccgCAAGCCCACCCACCCAATTTTGGACAAAGGGCaattatagcatggccaatcctccaacctgcacatctttggctggtgggaggaaaccggaccaccccctccctttttttttttaagatgaaGAAACTGTTGGAATTCACACATGAACACAAAGTCTTGAAATGGAGATGAGTCAATATACTCTGGTAACCTTCAGCAAAACTGTGCTATAAATAAACAGCTAGCAACCAAGCAATTTGTCCCTCAGCACCAGGAAAACATGCGTTCGAACCTATATTCCACCACACTGCAGTGCAAGTTACAATTGGGCCAACTGAATTGTTTCGGCCCATTttggaatcgaacctgaccctcaagatcatttttttaaaatgatgaatTGACCTATTGTCAAGAAACCAGGCttgaatccagcccacggttCTGAGCAGAGACATAAGTGCACAATATTGAGTTCAGCTGCAGATTAAATTATGTTCATTTGaatgaaaatgttttaattttaaatacGTACATTTAACTGAACAAATCTAGGTCTCACCTGTGGGGTATTTTAATCTTGAAATCAGTGAGATGCATACATTTAAATGGCATTGCTTGTCTCCGCACTCCACTGCAAGGGCCATCCACCAATGCCTAGGAGAGATTCAAAGAGGTGGCTTGATTTAACACAGTTCATGGTGCAGTCTCGTTCATGGTCTGAGGGAGCGGGagtttggccggggggggggggggggggggggggggggggggagagaagagagatagTGTGTCCGTGAAGGGAGTGTTTTGATGAGAAGGGGAGTGTTCGTAAAAATGTGTGTTTCCATGTGAGGGGAGTATCTGAGAGAGGGTTGGTGTTTGCGTGTGAGAGGGTTATGTGAATGAGAGGGACGAGAGTGTGTGAATTTCAAAGACACAGCTAAGTGAATGAAATATGTGAGGGAAAGAATGGGTTCAATACTTAGAATCAGCTTTCCAGCCTCATTCCTCCCActagaaataataatggggaCACCTTATAGTCTTTCAATCAGAGAATCTTTTAATTACCAGATTACTATGTGCACAGATATAGCTAGAAAATAGTTATTTACACCTGGATCgaggatcaaattgaggtatacaagatgattaaagatatggataaagtagacatggaatgGATGctatgcttcctcttgtggggcgttCGAGatcgagaggtcatagtcttaggataagaggtagcaaatttaaaacagagttgaggagaaactgctttgtccaaagggttgtaaatctgtggaattcgctacccaagtcagtggatgctgggacaatgaCTAATTTAAGGAAgagtcagacagatttttaattggtaatgggttgaagggttctggggaaggggcaagtcggtggagttaaggccaagatgagatcagccttgatcgaatggcagggcaggctcgatgtgccaaatggccttattctgctcctatatctcatGAACGTATGCTTTTGCGGCAAAACGGTCATCGACATTATGAAAATGTTTGGGGTTCCTCAATACTCTTGGGAGGTCACTAGGGTTTAGAGGCTTgaaaagtttgggaaaccctgaTATAAAGTAAAATCAATTTAATTTGAAGTATAATTTTCCCGTTAATTCATACGCAATGTGTTGATTCTGGTTCGTGTTGAAGTAAAAGTTACAAAAAGAGGAATTGACATCAATTTGTTGTTCGGGCTCATTTTGTTAACTTTCCCCCATCGGAATCATAGCAACAGCCTCTGCCTGCTGCACTGAAAGTGCCAGGCTTCAACTCAGAACCTCTGGTTCTAGAGCACAGCATCTCAAACGGAGATCCATCCAGGGTGGGCCCCAAGGATGGTTGACATGGTAGAGCACGATAGTCATGAACCGGTTAGCAAACAGCAGCCGCCAGAGGAAAGCTCTGTTGCCCCATGTTCCTGCCTCCCCACATGATTCTACTCTCACTGAAATGTGGTTCCCCATTGCTCtgactcccccactcccgggctatCAAATATAGGGTGTCATACGAAGTCGGTAAATACACATCAGTAAGTTAGtgtaatttttaaaagtttacaTCCATCACTTTCACATTGAGCACTGTACAGTATTCAGGTGTAGGGTCTAATGGAGTGATTATTAATCCATTTAAAAAGACATTCTTCAACCAGGGAACGTTTGAGAATTGCTGAATCAGAAAGGGGGGCACAGAGGCAGCTGACAGATTTAACACAGAGCAGAGTGCAGGCCTGTTACAGCCGGATGGGGCCCGGGTGGTAATGTGCCGGTGACTGTGTGACCAGGGCGGGGGAGCTGCTatgtgattttggggggggggggggggggtcagtgagagtACCTACCCGGTTCTGGTCAATCACATCCACGATCGCCACCAGCTTGCCGGCGTGGTGGCCAAAGGCGATGTAGGCCACGCGGCCGATCTCCACGTATCGTTTGTAGACCTggaaagagaggagagagtgagcggGGCGCcgagagagggagggcgggagACAGGGAGCACCCGAGCCCCTCACCCCAGTCCGGGACCCTCTCCCCAGCCCGGAGCCCCCACACCAGCCCGGGATCCTGACCCCGGAGCCCTATCCCTAAGCCCCGGAGCCCTCCCCCAGCCCGGGGCACTGACCCCGGAGCCCCCACACCAGCCCGGGGCCCTCTCCCCAGCCCGGggccccctccccagcccggggccccctccccagcccgggGCCTGACCCCGGAGCCCTATCCCCAAGCCCCGGAGCCCTCCCCCAGCCCGGGGCACTGACCCCGGAGCCCCCCACCAGCCCGGGGCCCTCTCCCCAGCCCGGGGCCCCCACCTCAGCCCGGGGCCCTCACCCCAGCCCGGGGCCCTCACCCCAGCCCGGggccccctccccagcccggggccctctccccagcccggggccctctccccagcccgggaccccctccccagcccggggccctctccccagcccgggaccccctccccagcccggggccctctccccagcccggggccctctccccagcccggggcccccaccccagcccggGGCCTGGAGTCGGCGGCAGGAACACGCGGTCGCCGGGAGCGGCTGTTATCCCTCATTGGGCCCGAGCTGTGGGCAGCCGTGCATTATATTAGTGTGAGGCTGCGGGCAGTGCAGTGCCCGGAGCCGGGCCGCCCTCCCGGAGCTGCTGCGAACGTGTCAGGTTTTCACCGGCGGCCCCGCACTCACCATGGCggccgggggagagagagagagagagggggcggttTCCGGTTCCGGTCTTACTCAGGGGCGGTGCTGCGCATGCGCCCCCGCTCCCGCGCGCATGCGCTCCTGCTCCCGCGCGCATGCGCACcgtttcccgccctcccgctcgGGCGGCAGGGAGCGCGCGTGGTGCGGGCGTCAgcacctgaaactcttcacaggGGCCCCCAGAAAGACTTAAGGAGTATGGCATGtggaggttgggtggattggccctgctaggttaccccttagtgtccaaagatgtgcaggttaggtgggtttatggggatacggtggggagtgtgggtgggattctctttcagagggtcagtacagattcaatggaccgaatggcctgcttttgcATGGTAGGCATTCTGTGATAAGGAacgggagcaggaatagaccacatGGCCTGCCAAActggctccaccattcaataagatcatggctggctgAGTGAGCGCAAGCTGCATTTATAAATGTTGACAAAATACAAATGTTGGTTTTTGAACTCAAAGCTAATCTTCgccttcaactccactttgcaGACCATTCCCTTTGTTCCCTGAGAGATCAAATACCTGTGTATTTACAGCAGAAGAATAGCCCATTGAgctgatttggatttgtttattgtcacctgtactgaggtacaatgaaaagtattgttctgcgtacagttcaggcagatcattccatacatgaaaaaaacatagggcatacataaatacacagcgtaaatacatagacacagtcaTCCGGTGACACATACAGAGTAGTTAGCAGAGAAATTGtacgaagagatcagatcagtccatacaagggtcatccaggagtctggtaacagtgggggaaAAGCTCTTATTGCATCTTCTCAGACTTGTGTATCTCTTGcctgatgggagaagttggaagagcgaatacccggggtgggaggggtctttgattatgctgtccacttttttttaaaataatttttattaagattttcaaaaacatatccagaacagaaaataacaacaagaaaacaatattaacaacagcAAAAAGAAAAACTCACTAACcctcaaaaccaacccccccagtaactacaaaaaggagagatagataaacacccggcatatccaataaacacatatacacatttctcccttcccccgaaacaaaccccccccccctcccctcctctccctccccccaccccccgggttgctgctgctgccagcctattatcctaccgttctgccaggaagtccaggaaaggctgccaccgcctaaagaacccctgtactgatcccctcagggcaaatttcaccttctccaatttgatgaacaccgccatatcattgatccaggcctccacgcttgggggcctcgcatccttccattgaagcaagatcctccgccgggctactaaggacgcaaaggccagaaccccggcctctttcgcctcctgcactcccggctccactgcaaccccaaaaattgcgagtccccagcctggcttgaccctggatcctaccaccctcgacaccgtcctcgccacccccttccaaaactcccccagcgctgggcatgcccagaacatatgggcgtggtacactgggctccccgagcacctagcacacctgtcttcgcccccgaaaaacctactcatcctcgtcccagtcatgtgggccctgtgcagcaccttgaactgtatgaggctaagtctcgcacaggaagaggaggaattcactctttccagggcatccgcccacgtcccctcctcaatctcctcacccagctcctcttcccatttacccttcagctcctccaccgaggccttatccacctcctgcatgacgtggtacacgtccgaaatcttcccccctccaacccacacaccggagagcaccctgtcccgttccccatgtgggggcagcagagggaacccctccacctgccacctggcaaacgccctaacctgcatgtacctaaacatgttccccggggggagcccaaacttcccctctaactcacccaggctcgcaaaccttccatccacaaacaggtccctcaacctcctaacacctgccctgtgccagcccagaaacccgccatcgatgctccctggaacaaaccggtggttcccccgtatcggggactccatcgagccccccacctcccccctatgccgtctccattgcccccaaattttgagggtagccgccaccaccgggctcattgtatacctcgttggagggagcggcaacggcgccgttaccagcacctccaggctcgtgtccacgcaggacgccatctccatcctcttccatgctgcccctgccccgtccattcccCACTTACGCactatcgctgcgttggcagcccagtagtacccacagaggttgggcaacgccaaccccccccccccccaatcactgccccgctccaaaaacacccttctcaccctcggagtcccatgcgcccatacaaatcccgtaatactcctaaaaaaggccttcgggataaggatggggaggcactggaacaggaacaaaaaccttgggagcaccgtcatcttgacggactgcaccctgcccgccagcgacagcggcaacatgtcccatcttttgaactcctcctccatttgctccaccagcctagtgaggttaagtttgtgtagggccccccagctcctagccacctgtactcccaggtacctaaagctcctccctgccctttttagtgggagcctaccaatcccctcctcttgatcccccgggtgcacgacgatcagctcactcttacccaggttgagcttgtacccagaaaagcccctaaattccctaagaatcttcatcacctccggcattccccccactgggtccaccacataaagcaacaagtcatctgcgtatagtgacactcggtgctcctccccaccccgcaccagacccctccaattcctcgactccctcaacaccacggccaggggctcaattgccaacgcaaagagcaagggaacaggggacacccctgtctcgtcccccgg includes:
- the rpl14 gene encoding 60S ribosomal protein L14, whose protein sequence is MVYKRYVEIGRVAYIAFGHHAGKLVAIVDVIDQNRALVDGPCSGVRRQAMPFKCMHLTDFKIKIPHSVRHKSVKAAWEKEKINEKWEATHWAKKIEARAKRAKMTDFDRYKVMRAKKMRNKIIKHELSKLKKEASKKA